A genome region from Triticum aestivum cultivar Chinese Spring chromosome 2B, IWGSC CS RefSeq v2.1, whole genome shotgun sequence includes the following:
- the LOC123041995 gene encoding norbelladine synthase — MAMRKNKVHEFEADVPAADLWGLYGTLRAAELLPELLPQVLAKIQLVSGDGDVGTILELTFAPGIPGLETYREKFIKVDNENYIKEAQTIDGDILKLGFLYYMVRFEIIAKGPSSSVIRSTIVYEINYETHPGLEAMVSTGPLAATAEKFAGYLKEQKIAQSS, encoded by the exons ATGGCGATGAGGAAGAACAAGGTTCACGAGTTCGAGGCTGATGTGCCCGCCGCCGACCTATGGGGACTCTACGGCACACTCCGTGCGGCGGAGCTGCTGCCCGAGCTTCTCCCGCAGGTGCTCGCCAAGATACAGCTCGTGAGCGGCGATGGCGACGTCGGCACCATCTTGGAGCTCACATTCGCTCCAG GGATCCCTGGCCTGGAGACATACAGGGAGAAATTCATCAAAGTCGACAATGAGAACTACATCAAGGAAGCGCAGACGATCGACGGAGACATCCTGAAGCTCGGGTTCCTCTATTACATGGTCAGGTTCGAGATCATCGCCAAAGGACCCAGTTCTTCAGTGATAAGATCGACCATTGTGTATGAGATAAACTATGAAACTCACCCCGGGCTTGAAGCCATGGTCAGCACCGGACCTCTGGCTGCAACTGCTGAGAAATTTGCAGGGTACCTCAAGGAGCAGAAGATCGCTCAGAGCAGTTAA